AGTGATGGTTTTTGTTAACAGTAAAACATTCTGGAACACAGGGTagtttggaaaaatttgcaAATCTTTTAGCTTCATTCAAATCGAGAAAATTGTAGTCCACTTTAGAGTCGCCCTCTAAACAGCCTAATAGAGTATCGTGTGATTTGATATAGGTATCTGTCATATCATTTATGGCTTTTTCCCCCATATCCAGGTACAAAGATAAAACTTTTAATGCTAAAAACGTAATCAGTTTGTTTTCCTGGCCTTCGGCTGGTAAATCCACAAGTTGATATAGAATGCCGGGTTGAATAAAGCGTGCAAATACTTCTTTATTGTGATATAATAATCTATAATATGCtaacaaaattttgaacagATCGGAATTTTTCTGTGAAGAtggattttgaagaacagtAGTGAAGTGATCATTCTCTCTATCCAAATAGTCTTCAATTAATGGcattgaaaatggaaatattGTTATGATATTTGCTAATTGTTCAATTAAAAGAACGTAATCATTTTTACCAGAGCATGTTGTCAAACGTGCTActatttccaagaaaacgTGTTTGTAAAGGAAAACATGACCTGCGATGGAATGGCTATGTAGTATAGTTTCTGCTAATTTGTTTAAATTTTCGGatgttgatttctttgtgCTGAATTTGAATGGTTCAATAGCATCAGAAGGGAACGTAGAGTTGAAGAGAGCCAACCTTTGGTTGACTGCATCCAAATCTAACAAAATTCTATCTTGGGACATCCTCGAACGATTTAACAGACcccaaaagatttttcGATTTAATAAAAACGACACGCTTTAAGATAATGCAGGTCAACGTTAGTTCAACTCAAATTATTTAAAGCCTTGAAAATTGTTATTCTAGAGGGGGatattaaaaatataatCGAAGCGTTACAGTGGTTTACTTCCGCGAAACTAAATAGATCCAAGCTCATCGCCTCtctaaaatttttcactcgaaaaataaaactcGTAAAGGGCGATAATTAGTGATGagtagaaaaagaaatggagCAAGATCTATGTGAGTGCATTTCAATGCTTTAATCATATGATTTAGTGAACGTTCAATTTTGGCTCTATGTACTAAGAATAAAGTAGAAGATGGGAAGTTTGTTAAGACCAGTTGATCTGGTAAATCAGCCACTGGGGTTTCAAGACAGGTACAAGATTCTACAAAAGTTATTTGCGCAGTTACAAAAGGCGTATGCACATACAAAGAGAACCAATATGGACCTTGAAAGACTTGCAATTCGCTTAGAAGTACATGTTGCAAAAAACAGTATTTCTGGTCAAAGTTACAAGTTTAATATGAGCATTTTATTGCGAGATATACTTAAATATAAGGGAGATCTTTCGAAGGTCAAAATTAATGGGCGTCCTCTCAAAGGACCCAAATCTAATTCATCCACAAATGGTAATACAGGATCTATCACTACAAAGTCAGAAGCTATGGAAGCTCTTAAAGCATTGATTTTAGATGTTAAAGCTTTGGGAGACAATGGGTATATCCTTGAGGAAATCCAAAATAAAGGCAGTGATGATAATATTCAACAGTATGTGCCTTGTTTGCGGTGCAATAcgaagttcaaaaaattagaCATAATGGAGAAGACTCTATGCAGATTTCATCCGCTAAAGAGATTATACAACAGAGAGACTAAGACTCACCATTATCCCTGCTGTGGTGAAACTACTAATTCTGTCTCCTTTCTAAGGTTGGGGTGTAAGACGTTCCTTCACCACGTGTTTAGAGGGGAATCATACGATGATCTGTGCAAAATTTCCGAATTTTCTAGTACTGCACACATCGATGGTGTTGAGAATGTTCTCTCTCTCGATTGTGAAATGGCTTTCACATCCTTAGGTTATGAGATGATACGTTTGACAATTGTGGATTTCTTCACTGGAAAAACGTTATTTGACCATGTAATCCAACCGGTAGGAAAGATCGTAGACTTAAATTCCGACTTTAGTGGTGTTCATGAGATTGATCGAACTAAATGTCCCACGTACGAGGAGGCACttattgtatttttatccgaaaaattaataaatAAGAACAGTATTCTCATAGGGCACGGATTAGAGAACGACTTAAACGTTATGAGGATATTTCACAAGAAGGTGATAGATACGGCGGTCctttattcaaaaacaaagtttaaggtatctttgaaaaatttagcGTTCGAAATTCTAAGTaggaaaattcaaaatggtGAGCACGATAGTTCTCAAGATGCCATAGCCACAATGGATGTTGTGAAGGTCAAAGTCGGTATTTCCCCCAGTCAAGACCATTGGTAACTGGATTGCatttatattcaaaaatcaaattaGAGtgtagcattttttttaaaattttatATGACCAAGACGTTTCTAAGGTTTAATAGGTTATCCTAAAAAAATAGCGCGATAAAAGTAAAAGTCAACACTCCCTATTCTGTCACAACAAGAAGCAACTATTCCCCGTTGACAACTAGTTaactgttgataattagtaatattaattaagaataaaagcagaaatctttcttatacttatataagagaggtatataaaacacacgccgattggacatattaagtatgttcaacataacaataacctagggaatttactataagttcaatgtaacgactcatatcatttatatataaattccaagttgatgttcaattaatggatctttgttttcagttaaGCCCACTCTTcgaacagctcgtttagcatcCCTCAATTCTACTAACGATGCGACATCTGTGTAGCATATACGAAATATCAccttagaatacaatctgaatacctcagatagtaatgatgtttactcatgtgaataatgatgaacctacttgttccaacagttcCAAACAGCATTATCTTGTAATTACACTTGGTTAAGTTGTTGTTTGCATATAACtagtttgtttttcagAAGATACTTGTCCGCGGAGTAACCCTTCGTGGACATTTGGTCAATTTGAAACAATACAGAGATGATCAGCAGTTCCCCTGCATAAGGATGAACCGTTTTACAAAGAGATTTatttcgtttttttttgctaatATCAACATAGCGGTTGGCTATCAGAAGAGGTCTATTTAGGCAACAGCTCATCTACATTACACTATGTAGTATGCGTTGTTATGATACGTCAAAACAAGTCCGTTCTCGCGTTCGAGCCCGAGCTGGTCCTTGCAGGATTGCCAACCATCGATTTCCACAGTTTTTGGAATGTAAGGACATTTTTAGTATATATGTACTCTACCAAAATATGAATATTGTTACAGTTATGCTATTATGAAAgagctttttttcaacgTATCTTTAAATTATATATGCAAGTGGGGAAAGAGTTTTCTGATGACCctacaaaaaatcaattaaCTTGCAATATTCCTTAGTCCCCGAAAAAGTTTCCGCCTTGACAGCGATTAGGATAATTCTACCGTTGTTTATACCTAACTTCCACATGGATCTCGATAGATGCAGTTTCAAACCATGAGTGcaattcaaatttttcaaattagTGCAATCC
This genomic window from Saccharomyces kudriavzevii IFO 1802 strain IFO1802 genome assembly, chromosome: 12 contains:
- the REX3 gene encoding RNA exonuclease (similar to Saccharomyces cerevisiae REX3 (YLR107W); ancestral locus Anc_8.296), with the protein product MGSLLRPVDLVNQPLGFQDRYKILQKLFAQLQKAYAHTKRTNMDLERLAIRLEVHVAKNSISGQSYKFNMSILLRDILKYKGDLSKVKINGRPLKGPKSNSSTNGNTGSITTKSEAMEALKALILDVKALGDNGYILEEIQNKGSDDNIQQYVPCLRCNTKFKKLDIMEKTLCRFHPLKRLYNRETKTHHYPCCGETTNSVSFLRLGCKTFLHHVFRGESYDDLCKISEFSSTAHIDGVENVLSLDCEMAFTSLGYEMIRLTIVDFFTGKTLFDHVIQPVGKIVDLNSDFSGVHEIDRTKCPTYEEALIVFLSEKLINKNSILIGHGLENDLNVMRIFHKKVIDTAVLYSKTKFKVSLKNLAFEILSRKIQNGEHDSSQDAIATMDVVKVKVGISPSQDHW